A window of Sphingomonas adhaesiva contains these coding sequences:
- the lipA gene encoding lipoyl synthase, whose amino-acid sequence MNELTPIKAPARQRKPDWIRVKAPTSEGFAATRALMRSKSLTTVCEEAACPNIGECWTKKHATVMILGDTCTRACAFCNVKTGMPRAVDPREPQNVADAAAQMGLQHIVVTSVDRDDLPDGGAKQFVKVIEAIRRTNPTTTIEILTPDFRNKHEAAVEAIVAARPDVYNHNLETVPRLYPTIRPGARYYASIRLLESVKKLDPSIFTKSGIMLGLGEERLEVHQVMDDMRSADIDFLTMGQYLQPTPRHAKVAVFVTPAAFDAYAAIARAKGFLLVASSPLTRSSYHAGDDFAKMKAAREAKLAQAR is encoded by the coding sequence ATGAACGAACTAACCCCGATCAAGGCTCCCGCCCGGCAGCGAAAGCCGGACTGGATCCGCGTCAAGGCCCCGACGAGCGAGGGCTTCGCCGCCACGCGTGCGCTGATGCGCTCCAAGAGCCTGACCACCGTGTGCGAAGAGGCGGCATGCCCCAATATCGGGGAATGCTGGACCAAGAAGCACGCGACGGTGATGATCCTGGGCGACACGTGCACCCGCGCCTGCGCGTTCTGCAACGTGAAGACGGGCATGCCGCGCGCGGTCGACCCACGAGAGCCGCAGAACGTCGCCGATGCGGCGGCGCAGATGGGGCTCCAGCATATCGTCGTGACCTCCGTTGACCGCGATGACCTGCCCGATGGTGGGGCGAAGCAGTTCGTGAAGGTGATCGAGGCGATCCGCCGGACCAATCCGACGACCACGATCGAGATCCTCACGCCCGACTTCCGCAACAAGCACGAAGCGGCGGTGGAGGCCATCGTCGCCGCGCGTCCAGACGTATATAATCACAATCTGGAAACCGTCCCCCGGCTGTACCCCACGATCCGCCCCGGTGCGCGTTATTACGCGTCGATCCGGCTGCTGGAGAGCGTGAAGAAGCTGGACCCGTCGATCTTCACCAAGTCCGGCATCATGCTGGGGCTCGGCGAGGAGCGGCTGGAGGTGCATCAGGTGATGGACGACATGCGCTCCGCCGACATCGATTTCCTGACGATGGGCCAGTATCTGCAGCCGACCCCGCGCCATGCGAAGGTGGCGGTCTTCGTCACCCCGGCGGCGTTCGACGCCTATGCCGCGATCGCGCGGGCGAAGGGGTTCCTGCTGGTCGCCTCGTCCCCGCTGACCCGGTCGAGCTACCATGCGGGCGACGACTTCGCGAAGATGAAGGCCGCACGCGAGGCGAAGCTTGCCCAAGCACGCTGA
- a CDS encoding carbonic anhydrase — translation MRKFKDFIEGYYRFRGNEWIEERERWTELAGGQTPKTMVIACSDSRVDPATIFGTRPGEVFVVRNVANLVPPFDPSGGLHGVSAAIEFAVTSLKVEEILVLGHGSCGGVKAALSGALKDAEPGKGGFVAEWIKLLDDARERVIAEHGDGPEGQTALEQEGVKTSIENLKTFPFIQDGLDAGTLSLHGAVFAIADGKLKVLDTQTGEFEAA, via the coding sequence ATGCGAAAGTTCAAGGATTTCATCGAGGGCTACTACCGCTTCCGCGGCAACGAGTGGATCGAGGAGCGCGAGCGCTGGACCGAGCTGGCCGGCGGCCAGACGCCCAAGACCATGGTCATCGCATGCTCCGACAGCCGCGTCGATCCCGCGACGATCTTCGGCACGCGTCCGGGCGAGGTGTTCGTGGTGCGCAACGTCGCCAACCTCGTCCCGCCGTTCGATCCCAGCGGCGGCCTGCACGGCGTCTCGGCCGCGATCGAGTTCGCGGTCACCAGCCTGAAGGTGGAGGAAATCCTGGTCCTCGGCCACGGCTCGTGCGGCGGCGTCAAGGCGGCGCTGTCGGGCGCGCTGAAGGATGCCGAGCCCGGCAAGGGCGGCTTCGTGGCGGAATGGATCAAGCTGCTGGACGACGCGCGCGAGCGCGTGATCGCCGAACACGGCGACGGTCCGGAGGGTCAGACGGCGCTCGAACAGGAGGGCGTCAAGACCTCGATCGAAAACCTCAAGACCTTCCCGTTCATTCAGGACGGCCTCGACGCGGGGACGCTGAGCCTCCACGGCGCGGTCTTCGCGATCGCCGATGGCAAGCTGAAGGTGCTGGATACCCAAACCGGCGAGTTCGAGGCGGCGTGA
- a CDS encoding type II toxin-antitoxin system RatA family toxin: MPKHAETRRLPYTPEQMFDLVADVRRYPEFLPWVTAMRVRQDSGTETTADMIVGFKGLRETFTSKVTKTRPEAIRVEYVDGPLKYLHNDWRFRADGDGGCLVDFTVDFAFKNRMFEMLAGQVFGVALRRMIGAFEDRAAVLYAAGAT, encoded by the coding sequence TTGCCCAAGCACGCTGAGACGCGCCGCCTTCCGTACACGCCGGAGCAGATGTTCGACCTGGTCGCGGATGTGCGCCGCTACCCGGAGTTTCTGCCGTGGGTGACCGCGATGCGGGTGCGTCAGGATAGCGGGACGGAGACGACCGCGGACATGATCGTCGGCTTCAAGGGGCTGCGCGAGACGTTCACGTCCAAGGTGACGAAGACGCGGCCCGAGGCGATCCGGGTCGAGTATGTCGACGGGCCGCTCAAGTATCTCCACAACGACTGGCGCTTCCGCGCGGATGGGGACGGCGGGTGCCTGGTCGATTTCACGGTCGACTTCGCCTTCAAGAACCGGATGTTCGAGATGCTGGCCGGGCAGGTGTTCGGCGTGGCATTGCGCCGGATGATCGGCGCGTTCGAGGATCGCGCGGCGGTGCTGTACGCGGCGGGGGCAACGTAA
- the hisH gene encoding imidazole glycerol phosphate synthase subunit HisH, with the protein MNLALIDYQAGNLHSVENALRAAGCDDLTVTSDPDVVARADRIVLPGVGAFGACAAALRAIPGMEAAMRTRVLEQGTPFLGICVGMQLLADTGEELGTHAGLGWIAGTVRRIEVGSSDAKVPHMGWNDVVPVGGHPLIEAGEAYFLHSFAFDGAHVAATTDHAGPVTAAIARDTVLGVQFHPEKSQRYGLALLERFLTWRP; encoded by the coding sequence ATGAACCTGGCCCTGATCGATTATCAGGCGGGCAACCTCCACTCGGTCGAAAATGCGTTGCGCGCGGCGGGCTGCGATGACCTGACCGTCACGTCCGATCCGGACGTCGTCGCGCGCGCCGATCGCATCGTGCTGCCCGGCGTCGGCGCGTTCGGTGCCTGTGCCGCGGCGCTGCGCGCGATCCCGGGGATGGAGGCCGCGATGCGCACCCGCGTGCTGGAGCAGGGCACGCCGTTTCTCGGCATCTGCGTCGGCATGCAGTTGCTGGCGGATACCGGCGAGGAGCTGGGCACCCACGCCGGGCTGGGCTGGATCGCCGGCACCGTGCGCCGGATCGAGGTGGGCAGCAGTGACGCCAAGGTCCCGCACATGGGCTGGAACGATGTCGTCCCCGTCGGCGGCCACCCGCTGATCGAGGCGGGCGAGGCGTATTTCCTCCACAGCTTCGCCTTCGACGGCGCGCATGTCGCCGCGACCACCGATCACGCCGGCCCCGTCACCGCCGCGATCGCGCGCGACACGGTGCTGGGCGTGCAATTCCATCCCGAAAAGAGCCAGCGCTATGGCCTGGCGCTGCTGGAAAGGTTCCTGACGTGGCGCCCCTGA
- a CDS encoding SspB family protein gives MNDMLPDSLIPYDDIVQEALRAVVGRVLGTVAESQGLPGEHHFYITFKTQAPGVDIPQRLVERFPDEMTIVLQNRFWDLTVDETRFSVGLSFNQVPSKLVIPYSAITGFHDPAVNFELRFQAQEGPGDGPGGHDPAENDGPVAAPVEDGSNVVAVDFKRKK, from the coding sequence ATGAACGACATGCTGCCCGACAGCCTGATCCCCTATGACGACATCGTGCAGGAGGCGCTGCGCGCGGTCGTCGGCCGCGTGCTGGGCACCGTCGCCGAGTCGCAGGGGCTGCCGGGCGAGCACCATTTCTACATCACCTTCAAGACGCAGGCGCCCGGCGTCGACATCCCGCAGCGGCTGGTCGAGCGCTTCCCGGACGAGATGACGATCGTCCTGCAGAACCGCTTCTGGGACCTGACGGTCGATGAGACGCGCTTCTCGGTCGGGCTCAGCTTCAACCAGGTGCCGTCGAAGCTGGTGATTCCGTACTCCGCGATCACCGGCTTCCACGATCCGGCGGTCAATTTCGAGCTGCGGTTCCAGGCGCAGGAGGGGCCGGGCGACGGCCCCGGCGGGCACGATCCGGCGGAGAATGACGGTCCCGTGGCGGCCCCGGTCGAGGACGGCTCGAACGTCGTCGCGGTGGATTTCAAGCGGAAGAAATAG
- a CDS encoding septal ring lytic transglycosylase RlpA family protein, translating to MRHVVALAAAALLAGCGGRYAPVSDTPVRIGKPYSVRGITYIPTADPTYDMLGMASWYGSESGDRTANGERFRAKAIAGAHTTLPLPSYVEVTSLDTGRVIVLRVNDRGPFAAGRIIDLSRGAADLLGIRAQGQAAVRVRVVDPPEADKARLRAGKSPTPRPDVTPAVRANLRAQLENGLRAMAEQQTSPRP from the coding sequence TTGAGGCACGTCGTCGCCCTCGCCGCCGCCGCGCTGCTGGCCGGGTGCGGGGGCCGCTACGCGCCGGTCAGCGATACGCCGGTGCGGATCGGCAAGCCGTACAGCGTGCGCGGCATCACCTACATTCCCACGGCCGATCCGACCTACGACATGCTCGGCATGGCGAGCTGGTACGGCAGCGAATCGGGGGATCGCACCGCCAACGGCGAGCGCTTCCGCGCGAAGGCGATCGCGGGCGCCCACACCACGCTTCCGCTGCCGAGCTACGTCGAGGTCACCTCGCTCGATACCGGACGGGTGATCGTGCTGCGGGTCAACGACCGCGGCCCGTTCGCGGCGGGGCGGATCATCGACCTGTCGCGGGGTGCAGCGGACCTGCTCGGGATCCGCGCGCAGGGGCAGGCGGCGGTGCGCGTCCGGGTCGTCGATCCGCCGGAAGCGGACAAGGCCAGACTGCGTGCGGGGAAATCCCCGACACCGCGACCCGATGTCACCCCCGCGGTGCGCGCCAACCTGCGCGCGCAGTTGGAAAACGGGCTGCGGGCGATGGCGGAACAGCAAACGTCACCCCGGCCCTGA
- the hisF gene encoding imidazole glycerol phosphate synthase subunit HisF, with amino-acid sequence MTVRARVIPCLDVADGRVVKGVNFVDLIDAGDPVEQARAYDAAGADELCFLDITASHEARGTILDVVRRTAAVCFMPLTVGGGVRTAEDARALLLAGADKVAVNSAAVSRPEVVGDIAERFGSQCCVASIDARRRGDGWEVFTHGGRRATGIDAVAHALRLAELGAGELLVTSMDRDGTRGGYDLDLIRAIADRTPVPVVASGGVGSLDDLVAGVTQGHASAVLAASIFHFGQATVAQAHAALAAAGVPVRAH; translated from the coding sequence ATGACCGTCAGAGCCCGCGTGATCCCCTGCCTCGATGTCGCCGACGGACGCGTGGTCAAGGGCGTGAACTTCGTCGACCTGATCGATGCCGGCGATCCGGTCGAACAGGCACGCGCCTATGACGCGGCGGGGGCGGACGAACTCTGCTTCCTCGACATCACCGCCAGTCACGAAGCGCGGGGCACGATCCTGGACGTGGTACGGCGCACCGCGGCGGTATGCTTCATGCCGCTGACGGTAGGGGGCGGCGTGCGCACCGCCGAGGACGCCCGCGCGCTCCTGCTGGCGGGGGCCGACAAGGTCGCGGTCAATTCCGCCGCCGTATCCCGGCCCGAGGTGGTCGGCGACATCGCCGAACGCTTCGGCAGCCAGTGCTGCGTCGCCAGCATCGACGCACGGCGCCGCGGCGACGGCTGGGAGGTGTTCACCCACGGCGGGCGACGCGCCACCGGGATCGACGCGGTCGCGCACGCGCTGCGACTGGCCGAGCTGGGCGCGGGCGAGCTGCTGGTGACATCGATGGACCGCGACGGCACGCGCGGCGGCTACGACCTCGACCTGATCCGCGCGATCGCCGACCGCACGCCAGTGCCGGTGGTCGCCTCCGGCGGGGTCGGCTCGCTGGACGATCTGGTGGCGGGCGTGACGCAGGGTCATGCGTCGGCGGTGCTCGCCGCCTCGATCTTCCACTTCGGACAGGCGACCGTGGCACAGGCGCATGCCGCGCTCGCCGCCGCCGGAGTGCCGGTCCGCGCGCATTGA
- the fumC gene encoding class II fumarate hydratase — translation MTDTRTETDSIGPIEVPASAYWGAQTERSLENFPFGARERMPIEIVHALAIVKQAAARVNRRHGLATEKADAIEEAAQEVVAGTFDDQFPLVIWQTGSGTQSNMNVNEVIAGRANEILTGNRGGKSPVHPNDDVNRGQSSNDSFPTALHIACSIAVRRRLIPAVERLHNALNAKAKAWSGIVKIGRTHLQDATPLTLGDEFSGYAHQIERCLRRVEPAVEQGTDRLAQGGTAVGTGLNAPGGFADDFCAEVRAITGIAFSPADNFFEALASNDPLVHLSGVLNTLAVAVTKIANDIRLLGSGPRCGLGELDLPANEPGSSIMPGKVNPTQCEMLTMVAAQVMGNHVAITVGGAQGHLELNVFKPMIGAAVLRSIDLLATGCESFAERCVEGLEANEGRIAELLDRSLMLVTALAPEIGYDNAAKIAKHAHAEGLTLKEAGLALGLVDAETFDRVVRPEAMLGN, via the coding sequence ATGACCGATACCCGCACCGAAACCGACTCGATCGGCCCGATCGAAGTCCCCGCGAGCGCCTATTGGGGGGCGCAGACCGAGCGTAGCCTGGAGAACTTTCCGTTCGGCGCGCGCGAGCGGATGCCGATCGAGATCGTGCATGCGCTGGCGATCGTCAAACAGGCCGCGGCGCGGGTCAATCGGCGGCACGGATTGGCGACCGAGAAGGCCGATGCGATCGAGGAAGCCGCGCAGGAGGTGGTCGCGGGCACGTTCGACGATCAGTTTCCGCTCGTCATCTGGCAGACCGGCAGCGGCACGCAGTCGAACATGAACGTCAACGAGGTGATCGCGGGGCGTGCGAACGAGATCCTGACGGGAAATCGTGGCGGCAAGAGCCCGGTGCACCCCAACGACGACGTCAATCGCGGGCAGTCGAGCAACGACAGCTTCCCGACGGCGCTGCATATCGCGTGCTCGATCGCGGTGCGGCGGCGGCTGATCCCGGCGGTCGAACGGCTGCACAACGCACTAAATGCGAAGGCCAAGGCATGGTCCGGCATCGTGAAGATCGGGCGAACGCACCTTCAGGACGCGACGCCGCTGACGCTGGGCGACGAATTTTCGGGCTATGCGCACCAGATCGAGCGGTGTCTGCGGCGGGTAGAGCCGGCGGTGGAGCAGGGCACCGACCGGCTGGCGCAGGGCGGGACCGCGGTGGGCACGGGATTGAACGCGCCCGGCGGCTTCGCGGACGATTTTTGTGCGGAGGTGCGCGCCATTACCGGGATCGCGTTCAGCCCCGCAGACAATTTCTTCGAGGCGCTGGCGTCCAACGACCCGCTGGTTCACCTGTCGGGCGTGCTCAACACGCTGGCGGTGGCGGTCACGAAGATCGCCAACGACATCCGTCTGCTGGGATCGGGGCCGCGCTGCGGGCTGGGGGAGCTGGACCTGCCCGCCAACGAACCGGGCAGCTCGATCATGCCGGGCAAGGTCAACCCGACGCAGTGCGAGATGCTGACGATGGTCGCCGCACAGGTGATGGGCAACCACGTCGCGATCACGGTGGGCGGCGCGCAGGGGCATCTGGAGCTCAACGTGTTCAAGCCGATGATCGGGGCGGCGGTGCTGCGCTCGATCGACCTGCTGGCGACCGGGTGCGAGAGCTTCGCGGAACGCTGCGTCGAGGGGCTGGAGGCGAACGAGGGGCGGATCGCGGAACTGCTCGACCGCTCGCTGATGCTGGTGACCGCGCTGGCGCCCGAGATCGGCTATGACAATGCCGCGAAGATCGCCAAACATGCGCATGCCGAGGGACTGACGCTGAAGGAGGCGGGGCTCGCGCTGGGGCTGGTCGATGCGGAGACGTTCGACCGGGTGGTCCGGCCGGAGGCGATGCTGGGGAACTGA
- the hisB gene encoding imidazoleglycerol-phosphate dehydratase HisB codes for MRTATLTRDTSETKVAVTVDLDGTGRYDVKTGVGFFDHMLEQLSRHSLIDMTIRCDGDLHIDEHHTVEDTALALGSAVAQALGDKRGIRRYGDALSPMDETLTRVALDISGRPWLVWKGAFTQARLGTMDTEMFRHFFHSFAQTAGITLHIETLYGDNNHHIAESAFKGVARALRTAVEIDPRKADAIPSTKGTL; via the coding sequence ATGCGCACCGCCACCCTCACCCGCGACACCAGCGAGACCAAGGTCGCCGTCACCGTCGACCTCGACGGCACCGGCCGATATGACGTGAAGACCGGGGTCGGCTTCTTCGATCACATGCTGGAGCAGCTCTCGCGCCACTCGCTGATCGACATGACGATCCGCTGCGACGGCGACCTGCATATCGACGAGCATCACACGGTGGAGGACACCGCGCTCGCGCTGGGCAGTGCGGTGGCCCAGGCATTGGGCGACAAGCGCGGCATCCGCCGCTACGGCGACGCGCTGTCGCCGATGGACGAGACGCTGACCCGCGTCGCGCTCGACATTTCCGGCCGCCCCTGGCTGGTGTGGAAGGGCGCGTTCACGCAGGCGCGGCTGGGGACGATGGACACGGAGATGTTCCGGCACTTCTTCCACAGCTTCGCGCAGACCGCCGGCATCACGCTGCATATCGAGACGCTGTACGGCGACAACAACCATCACATCGCCGAGAGTGCGTTCAAGGGCGTGGCCCGCGCGCTGCGCACCGCGGTGGAGATCGACCCTCGCAAGGCCGATGCGATCCCGTCGACCAAGGGAACGCTGTGA
- the hisA gene encoding 1-(5-phosphoribosyl)-5-[(5-phosphoribosylamino)methylideneamino]imidazole-4-carboxamide isomerase, which translates to MIVFPAIDLKSGQVVRLAEGDMDRATVYGDDPAHQASLFAEAGAGHLHVVDLDGAFAGESVNGDAVRAIVAAFPGHVQLGGGIRTPAAVEAWFRLGVARVVIGTAALEHPQFVRDMASAFPGGIVVAVDAKDGMVATKGWADVSTTSATDLARRFEDAGVAAVLFTDVGRDGLLKGCNVEATVDLARAVDIPVIASGGVAGIGDIHVLALHAKDGIEGVITGRALYDGRLDLAGALSVAEAAAR; encoded by the coding sequence CTGATCGTCTTCCCCGCGATCGACCTCAAGTCGGGACAGGTCGTGCGCCTGGCGGAGGGCGATATGGACCGCGCCACGGTGTACGGCGACGATCCCGCGCACCAGGCATCGCTGTTCGCGGAGGCGGGCGCCGGGCACCTCCACGTCGTCGATCTCGACGGTGCCTTCGCGGGCGAGAGCGTCAACGGCGACGCCGTGCGCGCGATCGTCGCCGCGTTTCCGGGGCATGTCCAGCTGGGCGGCGGCATCCGCACGCCCGCCGCGGTCGAGGCGTGGTTCCGCCTGGGCGTCGCCCGCGTCGTGATCGGCACCGCCGCGCTGGAACATCCGCAGTTCGTCCGCGACATGGCGTCGGCCTTTCCCGGCGGGATCGTGGTCGCGGTCGATGCGAAGGACGGCATGGTCGCGACCAAGGGCTGGGCCGATGTCTCCACCACCAGCGCGACCGATCTGGCGCGCCGGTTCGAGGATGCCGGGGTCGCCGCGGTGCTGTTCACCGACGTGGGACGCGACGGCCTGCTCAAGGGCTGTAACGTGGAAGCGACCGTCGATCTGGCGCGCGCGGTCGATATTCCAGTGATCGCCAGCGGCGGCGTCGCCGGGATCGGCGACATCCATGTCCTGGCGCTTCACGCGAAGGACGGGATCGAGGGCGTCATCACCGGCCGCGCGCTGTACGACGGTCGCCTGGACCTCGCGGGGGCGCTGAGCGTGGCCGAGGCGGCGGCGCGCTGA